From one Leptidea sinapis chromosome 22, ilLepSina1.1, whole genome shotgun sequence genomic stretch:
- the LOC126970864 gene encoding ommochrome-binding protein-like, protein MVRNNDKVLLVIVIITIASVISQAVNEPEACTDCYKVEQICHTINYLFDLEAPFRESIVITKLDVLRSTNTLFFTFEPNVTDREYKKVGFINIDDPRNTSIISGGHQTLNFGTFALDQDNSLVYLGGSDGIYVLDTKSNRVAPYSSRGDTVLSLFYKGHVYFVRFGEQKIIKKKGDNFDVIIEHIPVKNFVINKDYEIVFISTYGLYVARRDETYWISKNAYFRGLVIDLDDNVYAWWIDGIYKVTIEKQLAKSRVEIVAKIEGLNALTFDNDNNFLFASGKSVYRLINANTTNC, encoded by the exons ATGGTGCGAAACAATG ataAAGTTTTGCTGGTCATCGTCATCATAACAATAGCATCAGTTATCTCACAAGCAGTAAATGAGCCAGAAGCCTGCACAGATTGTTACAAAGTTGAACAGATATGCCACACAATTAATTACCTCTTTGACTTGGAAGCACCATTCAGAGAAAGCATTGTAATCACAAAACTGGATGTCCTACGATCAACGAACACGTTGTTCTTCACATTTGAACCTAATGTCACCGATCGGGAATACAAAAAAGTTGGATTTATCAATATAGATGACCCTAGAAATACTAGTATCATTTCTGGAGGACATCAAACACTTAATTTTGGTACATTTGCTCTAGATCAAGATAACAGCCTGGTTTATTTAGGTGGAAGTGATGGCATTTATGTTTTAGATACAAAATCAAATAGAGTAGCACCTTATAGTTCAAGAGGCGACACAGTACTTAGTCTATTCTATAAGGGACATGTATATTTTGTTAGGTTTGGTGAACAAAAGATTATTAAGAAGAAAGGCGATAATTTCGATGTTATTATTGAGCATATTCCAGTAAAGAATTTCGTTATCAATAAAGATTATGAAATTGTGTTTATTAGTACGTATGGTCTGTATGTAGCTAGACGCGATGAAACTTATTGGATTTCGAAGAATGCATATTTTCGTGGACTTGTCATAGATTTAGATGACAATGTTTATGCGTGGTGGATAGATGGTATATACAAAGTGACCATCGAAAAGCAACTAGCAAAATCTCGAGTAGAAATAGTGGCTAAAATTGAAGGCTTAAATGCGCTTACctttgataatgataataatttccTCTTTGCTTCTGGTAAGAGTGtatatagattaataaatgcTAATACCACGAATTGTTAA